In Meiothermus cerbereus DSM 11376, the genomic window GATGGGCGTGCGGATAGATCAGCCGGGGGTGCTGCGCTACGACTACCAGACCGCGCAGAACGTGATCGCCGCCGACGAGTCCAAGATACACCCCACCACCGTCTCGCGGCGTTACTACCTGGCCGATGCGGTCTTCCTGGTGGGGCTGGAGGGAGAGGATCGGGGGCTGCTCGAGCGCGTTCACCAGTCGCTCAAGAATCCAATCTGGCCCATCTTTCTCGGTAGAAAAGGTTATGTGCCAAGTCCGGGTGTATACCTCGAGGACGGCCTGTGCAAGGCGCCTTTGAAAGAAGCGCTGCAATACCGCTACCTCGGGCGGCAGTGGCCAAAGGACGACCAGGGAAAAGACCTCGAGTCGGCCAGATTGCCGGTGCTGCTGGAAAATCGGGGTTCAAGTGAAGGCTCTTTGCGCATGGATCAGCCTCTGGGCTCCTTTGCCGAACGCCGCTTTGGAGCCCGTTTTGTGATTTCTGATGTTGTGGAGGTAAGGCATGTACCTGAGCCGTCTTTTGCTTGACCCCCGCTCCAAACAGGCCCGCACCGACCTGGCCAACCCCTACAAAATGCACGCCACCCTTTGCCGTGCTTTTGCCGAACCCGATCAGACACCGCCGCGCTTTTTGTGGCGGGCGGAGGAGGGAAAAACCCCGACGGTGCTGGTGCAGAGCCTTGAAACGCCGAACTGGGAAAAACTGCTACAGCGCTTCCCCGGCTACTTCGCCCAAGCGCCCCAGTACAAGCCGGTTCCCCTCGAGCACCTCCA contains:
- the cas5e gene encoding type I-E CRISPR-associated protein Cas5/CasD, with the translated sequence MPTLLLRLAGPMQSWGTKSRFDERDTDLTPSKSGVIGLLCAAMGIDREERELVLQLADLRMGVRIDQPGVLRYDYQTAQNVIAADESKIHPTTVSRRYYLADAVFLVGLEGEDRGLLERVHQSLKNPIWPIFLGRKGYVPSPGVYLEDGLCKAPLKEALQYRYLGRQWPKDDQGKDLESARLPVLLENRGSSEGSLRMDQPLGSFAERRFGARFVISDVVEVRHVPEPSFA